The genomic segment TCTTTTTTAGCCATTCCAACCCAGGCAAAACAAATTGATAAAGAGTTCTTTACCCCCAGCAATGAAGGCCTCAACTATAGGGATGTCAATGCGCAAAACAAAATTATACCTAGCTCTTGCCAGCTTAATTCTGGCCACCCCAGCCCACTCCTATGAAACAATTACTGTTGGCAATTTTGAAGCACAACTTCTTGCACCTGGAGAATCAGCATACGCCATAGGAGCAAAAGCCAGTGGAGCTGGTTATACAGAAGATTATCGAGAAACGGTAACAGGAGCCGAAGCGTGGACCCAGGGACATAGGGATGCTATTAGCAGAAGCCTGCAAACACTAGAACAGAGTTTTGCCATGGGCAACCCAAATAGAAAAATGCAAATTGCCTTTACCTTAGAGAAAGGGGAATATCTCGGGATGTCACTTGGCACCCTAATTTTCGACCAAGCTCAGCAGAATATTATCGCAACAGGAGAGTTGCTTCTGCGTAATAATATCCCTACAAACAATGTCCTAGGTAGCGTAGACGATATTATCATAATGTTCACCTCAGTTCCTCTGCATTACGGCCCTGAGGCTCCTGGCCACGGCCAATATGACTTCCAAGCAACGGTAACCCACGAAATACTCCATGCCATGGGTATTATGAATGGTAATGCCAGAGATGGAGGGTACCCAAATGGGATGACAAGATGGGATTCCTTGTTAAAAGATGTTTATGGTGGCACTCCAGCTCCAGGGAATCCCCTTCCTATTAGCACTATTGGTAAACTAGGTACTGTTTTTTGGACTGGCGCAGCTGCCAACGCTACCTATGGAGGAGCTGTCCCCATACAGACTTTTACAAATGCATATAGGGAAGGTAGCTCCCTTGCCCATCCAGCCCCTCCAGGAGAATTGATGTCCTATATGGGGAGTCCTTTAGATGCTCCAAGAGCGCCGAACAAGCTCCTGCTTGATATGTACCGAGATATGGGCTGGAATATAAATGATGCCTACTATAATAGTTTTGGCCCCACCTATTACAGCAACGCTAGCCACATAAGCAATACGAATGACTTCGCCACAAGCCATAGTTATACCTACGCTATGTACGTTAATGGCAATTATAATCTTATTGACCAGAGTGGTAATTTAAAAACAACGAAGGAGCAATCGAACGCCCTATATGTATATGGAAATGGAAACAAAATTAGAGTGAACGGCACACAGTCTGCCGATGCAAATTACTCCCACGCACTCTACGCTTTTGGTATAAAAAACCAGATATTTATAGAAGGCGAGGGGACTCTGACCGCAAAAGGAGCTGGTTCTGTTGGTCTTTTACTTTTTGGTTTTGATAACTCCATTTTTCACTCTGGAACTATCCTGGCGAGTGATGAAGCAACAGCTATTAGGATTGACAATCATCGGGCTACCTGGGGATACCGCCTGAATACATCACTGCACCTCCAAACCGGATCAAAGATAGTTGGGGATATTATTAACACTGACTCTACGAAGGCGGCAGATATGACCTTTGGTCGTAAATATGCCAGTGATGGGAGCTATAGCCCTGACCCTAATTTCAATTTTTCCTACAATGATGAGATACGAGGGGATTGGAATTATGACTTTCATAGTGGTACGGTAACATTTGCCAATACACTCAATCAGCATGAAGGTACAATATTAACAGGTAATGGTTCAATTATTGGTGATGTTGATAGCGCGGGTATTATCGCCCCGGGTAATTCTATTGGCAAACTAACAATTAACGGAAATCTTAGCCAAACCAGTAGTTCGGATTTACAGATAGAATTTGGTGACGGTGGCTACGATCAGCTTGTGGTGAGCGGTACAGCTCATCTTGACGGCTCACTTTCATTAATCCCCATTGGTTATCTTACTCCGGGTACCCATCAATTCATCAATGCAGGTGCCCTTGCCGGTAACTTTGCCACTGTAAATAACTTTTCCAGCAGTATCCTGCAAACATCAGCTTCCAGTTTCAATCCCAGCAATTTTAATCTAGTGCGCAATAGTTACGCATCAGTAAGTGAAAGCCAGCAGCAAAGTCTAGCCAGTTCTTTTGATAGAGCTCGACCGACTGCAAGCGGAGATATGGCAGATACTCTCAATCTGATGGATCTGATGAATCTTACCGATATCAGGCAGGCAGCAGACGATTTTTCGCCTTATTTCTACAACTCTGTTACCACAGCAATTTTAGAAAACATCAGAACAAGATCAACTTTCTTGCAAAACAAGATAAGAGGAGATGAGACAGATCGTCAATCGCCACTCTGGTTCTCGGGCTACGGCGGTACTACCCAGTACGACAAGACAGTCACCAGCAACGATTTTAAAACCAAATATTCCGGTTTTATGCTGGGCTTTGACAGACAATTTGCATCTGGATTTCAGCTAGGAGCCGCAGGCGCTTTCACTGATTTTTCTTTCAAGGAAAAAGCCACCACCAGCAAGGCAAGGGGTTCTGTTTATGATGGCTATCTTTACGGTTCATGGTCACCACAGGCAAATAATGCGTTCTACCTGCAATCAACTCTAGGCATTGGCCTTACTGACTCTAAAACCAATCGGAATATACCCTTTCTAGATAGAACAGCCACTAGCGACCACGATGCAATCCATTACTCTGCCTTTCTTGGCGGTGGTTACAAACAGCAGATAGGCAATTGGTCTCTTGAGCCACGGGCAGGGCTTGAGTACATCAATCTTGATGAAGACGGCTGCACAGAATATGGAGCAGGAGCCGCCTCCCTTGCTATCAACTCAAAAGATTCCGAC from the Desulfotalea psychrophila LSv54 genome contains:
- a CDS encoding autotransporter family protein gives rise to the protein MRKTKLYLALASLILATPAHSYETITVGNFEAQLLAPGESAYAIGAKASGAGYTEDYRETVTGAEAWTQGHRDAISRSLQTLEQSFAMGNPNRKMQIAFTLEKGEYLGMSLGTLIFDQAQQNIIATGELLLRNNIPTNNVLGSVDDIIIMFTSVPLHYGPEAPGHGQYDFQATVTHEILHAMGIMNGNARDGGYPNGMTRWDSLLKDVYGGTPAPGNPLPISTIGKLGTVFWTGAAANATYGGAVPIQTFTNAYREGSSLAHPAPPGELMSYMGSPLDAPRAPNKLLLDMYRDMGWNINDAYYNSFGPTYYSNASHISNTNDFATSHSYTYAMYVNGNYNLIDQSGNLKTTKEQSNALYVYGNGNKIRVNGTQSADANYSHALYAFGIKNQIFIEGEGTLTAKGAGSVGLLLFGFDNSIFHSGTILASDEATAIRIDNHRATWGYRLNTSLHLQTGSKIVGDIINTDSTKAADMTFGRKYASDGSYSPDPNFNFSYNDEIRGDWNYDFHSGTVTFANTLNQHEGTILTGNGSIIGDVDSAGIIAPGNSIGKLTINGNLSQTSSSDLQIEFGDGGYDQLVVSGTAHLDGSLSLIPIGYLTPGTHQFINAGALAGNFATVNNFSSSILQTSASSFNPSNFNLVRNSYASVSESQQQSLASSFDRARPTASGDMADTLNLMDLMNLTDIRQAADDFSPYFYNSVTTAILENIRTRSTFLQNKIRGDETDRQSPLWFSGYGGTTQYDKTVTSNDFKTKYSGFMLGFDRQFASGFQLGAAGAFTDFSFKEKATTSKARGSVYDGYLYGSWSPQANNAFYLQSTLGIGLTDSKTNRNIPFLDRTATSDHDAIHYSAFLGGGYKQQIGNWSLEPRAGLEYINLDEDGCTEYGAGAASLAINSKDSDALVSSLGVEISRTIELNNGSLVPSFRADWFHNFSAKGENTIATLQSGESFSVDGRTASENALELALGLRVLVSNKLHGYFEYQYTFADN